From Anopheles funestus chromosome 3RL, idAnoFuneDA-416_04, whole genome shotgun sequence, a single genomic window includes:
- the LOC125771407 gene encoding dynactin subunit 2 codes for MADPKFQYLPYIAHDQPDVYETPDVNETETSDYDEDEPVNDAIERLHLSTKDSIGKFRGKYLAGDVDFSDGIGRKNRLGYDARSLDYELAGEGERETPLQRCHRLKCEMNELMEEIEASRADTGRTAEEKASYETVFGVVSTAKKVLESLKLEQVIGSEVVAGGGDAEAKKLIAQIEEYKKTGAVTSSDPKMVANELMQSARVAQLEHRLHQLEVAVGAKPERISRLAGTTGTGNLIEAVQNISAKAALLQPGQLDTMEQRLNNLLQQMNSIQEKSNATGQDPNREQKILELYEIAKSTEPIVQILPDMLHRMQTLESLHKYATNFSKLFAELETTQASILNGVAANKTLLTGVQEAFAQNLENVNKEVKKLEERMTKLQQMIK; via the exons ATGGCAGACCCAAAGTTCCAATACTTGCCTTACATT GCTCACGACCAACCCGACGTGTACGAGACTCCGGATGTGAACGAAACCGAAACGTCGGATTACGATGAGGATGAACCCGTGAACGATGCGATCGAACGGTTGCACCTATCAACGAAGGACTCGATCGGAAAGTTCCGTGGCAAGTATCTGGCCGGTGACGTGGATTTCTCGGACGGTATAGGCCGGAAGAATCGACTTGGCTATGACGCACGCAGTCTCGACTACGAGCTGGCAGGCGAAGGCGAGCGGGAAACTCCGCTGCAACGTTGCCATCGTCTGAAGTGCGAAATGAATGAGCTGATGGAAGAGATCGAAGCATCCCGTGCGGATACTGGCCGCACTGCGGAAGAAAAAGCTTCCTACGAGACGGTGTTTGGGGTGGTCAGTACCGCAAAGAAGGTGTTGGAAAGCCTAAAACTGGAACAGGTGATCGGCAGCGAGGTGGTCgccggtggtggtgatgcGGAAGCGAAGAAACTAATCGCTCAGATCGAAGAGTACAAGAAGACGGGGGCCGTTACGAGCAGCGATCCAAAGATGGTTGCCAACGAGCTCATGCAGAGTGCACGCGTCGCTCAGCTGGAACATCGGCTGCATCAGCTAGAGGTGGCTGTAGGTGCGAAACCGGAACGTATAAGCCGTCTAGCCGGCACAACTGGCACAGGCAATCTAATCGAAGCGGTACAGAACATATCGGCTAAGGCGGCACTATTGCAACCGGGTCAGCTGGATACGATGGAACAGCGATTAAACAATTTGCTGCAGCAAATGAACAGCATACAGGAGAAATCGAACGCAACTGGACAGGATCCTAATCGGGAACAAAAG ATCTTGGAACTTTACGAAATTGCGAAAAGTACCGAACCGATCGTACAGATCCTTCCCGATATGCTGCACCGTATGCAAACTTTGGAATCTTTACACAAATACG CTACCAACTTTAGCAAACTGTTTGCCGAGCTGGAAACAACGCAAGCTTCCATCCTGAATGGGGTGGCCGCCAACAAAACACTTCTCACCGGTGTGCAGGAAgcatttgcacaaaatttagAAAACGTTAACAAGGAGGTAAAGAAGTTGGAGGAACGCATGACCAAACTGCAGCAGATGATTAAGTAA
- the LOC125771406 gene encoding mitoguardin: MSVSKYLPVHVSTSQKIIILSVSAGVALLGALAAYLGRRRTPLPQQRRIRKPCNRRTRNSVRSPNDIMSVAGSKVSARSYSPSGSVHAISDRMSLASGSLVAAGGAGGAMGTLTILGNTTPLTPQQLGVMGMEALENVVSYWEDALAGRNDMDIPGRASNADEDEFCRELQNLLDAAYNLQEQGELLFLDERSVLYRDDERKAITSGGEHGLTNGHRSGSDPNFDSAESFASALDQVADLREFDDTESFMDMERYPLYSSALETMDEQQIPYRTLRTDMVNCASDTEYLAKLHCIRLAFKLLFKDPKNSRWVADTGRQILTDLLCLGDKDPKDFLVAYESMLEFLQNPNNWIDIELELESRNVKAMTFYDVVLDFIILDAFRDLDAPPNSVLAVINNRFLSNGFKESALATAVWSVLKAKKRMLKFPNGFMSHFYCITEQLSPLMVWGFFGPNENLKEVCQYFKDETIGFLCDIYSFQKCRYTTVEELAEDILENMRKRVNNIGVKFNQ; encoded by the exons ATGAGCGTTTCAAAGTATCTTCCTGTTCATGTGTCCACCTCGCAGAAG ATCATTATTCTCTCGGTGTCAGCCGGAGTAGCTTTGTTGGGAGCCCTTGCGGCTTACCTTGGTCGCCGGAGAACTCCACTGCCCCAGCAGCGTCGAATACGGAAACCCTGCAACAGAAGAACGCGTAACAGCGTTCGCAGCCCGAACGATATCATGTCCGTGGCAGGTTCTAAGGTTTCCGCCCGGTCGTACAGTCCTAGTGGATCGGTCCACGCTATCTCCGATCGGATGTCACTCGCTTCCGGTTCGCTGGTAGCCGCTGGAGGTGCCGGCGGTGCAATGGGCACGCTGACTATTCTTGGGAACACTACGCCTCTTACACCGCAACAACTCGGAGTGATGGGCATGGAGGCGCTAGAGAACGTCGTCAGCTACTGGGAGGATGCTTTGGCCGGACGAAACGATATGGACATTCCCGGCCGTGCGTCGAATGCCGATGAGGATGAATTTTGTCGCGAACTGCAAAACCTACTCGATGCGGCGTACAACCTACAGGAACAAGGCGAGCTACTGTTCCTGGACGAACGATCCGTGCTGTACCGGGACGATGAACGGAAAGCTATCACAAGCGGCGGCGAGCACGGTTTAACGAACGGTCACCGGTCCGGGTCGGATCCAAACTTTGATTCGGCCGAAAGTTTTGCATCCGCACTGGATCAGGTGGCCGATTTGCGTGAGTTCGATGACACGGAATCGTTTATGGATATGGAACGATACCCGCTGTACTCGAGCGCACTGGAAACGATGGACGAGCAGCAGATACCGTATCGAACGTTGCGGACCGATATGGTCAACTGTGCGTCCGATACGGAGTACCTGGCGAAGCTGCACTGCATACGATTAGCTTTTAAATTACTGTTTAAG GATCCCAAAAATAGCCGCTGGGTGGCCGATACCGGAAGACAGATCCTGACGGATCTGCTCTGTCTCGGGGACAAGGATCCAAAAGATTTTCTCGTCGCGTACGAATCGATGCTGGAATTTCTCCAAAACCCAAACAACTGGATCGACATCGAGCTCGAGCTGGAATCGCGCAACGTGAAAGCCATGACGTTCTACGACGTCGTGCTCGACTTTATCATACTGGATGCGTTCCGTGATTTGGacgcaccgccaaacagcgtCCTTGCCGTCATAAACAATCGCTTCCTGTCGAACGGCTTCAAAGAGTCCGCCCTAGCGACTGCCGTCTGGTCGGTGCTGAAGGCAAAAAAGCGAATGCTCAAGTTCCCGAACGGCTTTATGTCGCACTTCTACTGCATCACCGAGCAGCTCTCACCGCTGATGGTGTGGGGTTTCTTCGGACCGAACGAAAACCTTAAAGAGGTGTGCCAGTACTTCAAGGACGAAACCATTGGCTTCCTGTGCGACATCTACAGCTTCCAGAAGTGTCGCTACACCACCGTCGAGGAGCTGGCAGAAGATATTCTCGAAAATATGCGCAAACGAGTTAACAACATAGGCGTCAAGTTCAATCAGTAA